From a region of the Macrobrachium nipponense isolate FS-2020 chromosome 20, ASM1510439v2, whole genome shotgun sequence genome:
- the LOC135225176 gene encoding uncharacterized protein LOC135225176: protein MKYVSDGQWWKVACVWTSLLVSTAVSSPLLGPHIMSFDSVSPFIEWQGPAAQEVVPTVVGNPLLPQTAGEAAGAGPVPTGFIIKAPCVRGRMDVSGCRESFNFPQRMFRDNPQFYMRGQSRGGPSPGRRIGRTGFPSRPEPETPEPERVQDD, encoded by the exons TGGCGTGCGTGTGGACGAGTCTGCTAGTCAGCACAGCTGTCTCCTCGCCTTTGCTTGGTCCTCACATCATGAGTTTCGACTCCGTTTCGCCCTTCATCGAGTGGCAAGGCCCCGCCGCTCAAGAGGTCGTTCCGACCGTCGTCGGGAACCCCTTATTACCCCAGACAGCTGGAGAGGCCGCCGGTGCCGGGCCCGTGCCCACCGGATTCATCATCA AGGCACCTTGCGTGCGTGGTCGGATGGATGTGTCAGGATGCAGAGAATCATTCAACTTCCCTCAGAGAATGTTCAGAGACAACCCACAGTTTTACATGAGAGGCCAG AGTCGAGGTGGTCCCTCTCCCGGCCGGAGAATAGGAAGGACAGGGTTCCCTTCGAGACCTGAACCAGAGACACCCGAACCAGAGAGGGTTCAGGACGACTGA